CGGCGCGCTGCTGCCCGAGCAGGTCACCGCCATCGGCACCTGGATCGCGGAAGGGGCGCTCGAGAATTGACGACCGGGCGCGCGCGGCGAGGCTGGAGCTGGGTGCTGGTGCAGCTCGTCATCTTCGGGCTGATCCTCTGGGAGCCGCTCGACTGGACCTTCCCGCGGCCCGCGCTTCTCGGCTGGGCGGGCCTGGCGCTGATCCTCGTCGGCGGCTGGCTGGGGACCGGCGGCCTGCTGGCGCTGGGTCCGTCGCTCAGCCCCTTTCCCGAACCGCGGCAGGGCGCGCGCCTCGTGGCCGGCGGGGTCTACGCGCGGGTGCGGCATCCCATCTACGGCGGTCTGGTGCTAGGATCGCTGGGGCTCGCGCTCTGGCGCGGCAGTCTCGGCGGGCTGCTGCTCGCCGCGCTGCTCCTGGTCTTCTTCGACCGCAAGTCGCGTTACGAGGAGCGCCGCCTGGAAACACGATTCCCCACCTACGCCGACTACCGGCGGCAGGTGGGGAAGCGTCTGTTGCCCTGGATCTACTGAGCCTACTCCATGCGCTCGGCGGTCGCGCGGTCGGCCGTGCCGTGATCCGCGGACGCGCCCTTGCCCTTGCCGCCCTCGACCTGCGCGAGCAGGCCATCGATCGTCGACTTGATCTGCGGCATCGCACGCGGGTCGAAGCCCACCGTGCTGTAGGCCACCTTGCCGTCCGGTCCCACGATGAACATGCTCGGGATGCTCCGCACACCGTAGGCGTTCGCCACGGCGCCGCCGTCGTCGAAGAGCGCGGTGAGGGTGGACTTCTGCGCCTGGATGAACTTCAGGCCGTCGCCGGCCCGGCGGTCGAGGCTGAGCGCCAGCACCTGGAAGGGCCGGTCCTTGTACTCGCTCTGCAGGGCCTGGACCTCGGGGAAGGACTTGCGGCAGGGGCCGCACCAGCT
Above is a window of Candidatus Latescibacterota bacterium DNA encoding:
- a CDS encoding isoprenylcysteine carboxylmethyltransferase family protein codes for the protein MDRGRGARELTTGRARRGWSWVLVQLVIFGLILWEPLDWTFPRPALLGWAGLALILVGGWLGTGGLLALGPSLSPFPEPRQGARLVAGGVYARVRHPIYGGLVLGSLGLALWRGSLGGLLLAALLLVFFDRKSRYEERRLETRFPTYADYRRQVGKRLLPWIY
- a CDS encoding TlpA family protein disulfide reductase; amino-acid sequence: MKKLLAAVALAILALGHGLPAGAITATGDAAPDFTLSTLDGATSYTLSDLKGQVVYIDFWASWCGPCRKSFPEVQALQSEYKDRPFQVLALSLDRRAGDGLKFIQAQKSTLTALFDDGGAVANAYGVRSIPSMFIVGPDGKVAYSTVGFDPRAMPQIKSTIDGLLAQVEGGKGKGASADHGTADRATAERME